A region from the Cyprinus carpio isolate SPL01 chromosome A8, ASM1834038v1, whole genome shotgun sequence genome encodes:
- the ca8h1orf174 gene encoding UPF0688 protein C1orf174 homolog isoform X3 — MRAKQIVVGSHRLRVRGTVSLNTPGANSSVKVFYPQKAARRRVLRGLMQRSASDIASAAKQMAGDGGEAKRLPKRPFHGEAEEKSSATMNENVKIKPGKKTSGERRGKENSAAKRTALTGGSAEAKMDQTVIHSPQTREDPSIFFDEDSNHIFPVEQFFGNMDVVQDYPRRTPGSKRMSRREYRSMHYYAKEDSEDEEL; from the exons ATGAGGGCGAAGCAG ATTGTCGTTGGGAGCCACAGACTGCGAGTACGCGGCACTGTCTCTTTAAACACGCCTGGTGCGAACAGTTCAGTCAAG GTCTTTTATCCACAGAAGGCTGCGCGGAGGAGGGTTCTGCGCGGTTTGATGCAGAGATCGGCGTCTGATATCGCGAGCGCAGCGAAGCAGATGGCTGGCGACGGCGGCGAGGCCAAACGTCTTCCAAAGAGACCGTTTCACGGCGAAGCAGAGGAGAAATCCAGCGCGACCATGAATGAAAACGTCAAAATTAAGCCCGGTAAAAAGACTTCGGGTGAACGGCGCGGTAAGGAAAACTCTGCCGCCAAGCGTACTGCTTTGACAGGCGGCTCTGCAGAGGCGAAGATGGACCAGACCGTAATTCACAGTCCCCAAACGCGAGAGGACCCGAGCATTTTCTTCGACGAGGACAGCAATCACATTTTCCCAGTGGAGCAGTTCTTTGGGAACATGGATGTTGTTCAG GATTACCCACGCAGAACCCCAGGAAGCAAGAGAATGAGTCGAAGAGAGTACAGGAGCATGCATTACTATGCCAAAGAGGACAGTGAAGACGAGGAGCTATGA
- the ca8h1orf174 gene encoding UPF0688 protein C1orf174 homolog isoform X4 has protein sequence MRAKQIVVGSHRLRVRGTVSLNTPGANSSVKKAARRRVLRGLMQRSASDIASAAKQMAGDGGEAKRLPKRPFHGEAEEKSSATMNENVKIKPGKKTSGERRGKENSAAKRTALTGGSAEAKMDQTVIHSPQTREDPSIFFDEDSNHIFPVEQFFGNMDVVQDYPRRTPGSKRMSRREYRSMHYYAKEDSEDEEL, from the exons ATGAGGGCGAAGCAG ATTGTCGTTGGGAGCCACAGACTGCGAGTACGCGGCACTGTCTCTTTAAACACGCCTGGTGCGAACAGTTCAGTCAAG AAGGCTGCGCGGAGGAGGGTTCTGCGCGGTTTGATGCAGAGATCGGCGTCTGATATCGCGAGCGCAGCGAAGCAGATGGCTGGCGACGGCGGCGAGGCCAAACGTCTTCCAAAGAGACCGTTTCACGGCGAAGCAGAGGAGAAATCCAGCGCGACCATGAATGAAAACGTCAAAATTAAGCCCGGTAAAAAGACTTCGGGTGAACGGCGCGGTAAGGAAAACTCTGCCGCCAAGCGTACTGCTTTGACAGGCGGCTCTGCAGAGGCGAAGATGGACCAGACCGTAATTCACAGTCCCCAAACGCGAGAGGACCCGAGCATTTTCTTCGACGAGGACAGCAATCACATTTTCCCAGTGGAGCAGTTCTTTGGGAACATGGATGTTGTTCAG GATTACCCACGCAGAACCCCAGGAAGCAAGAGAATGAGTCGAAGAGAGTACAGGAGCATGCATTACTATGCCAAAGAGGACAGTGAAGACGAGGAGCTATGA
- the ca8h1orf174 gene encoding UPF0688 protein C1orf174 homolog isoform X7: MRAKQKAARRRVLRGLMQRSASDIASAAKQMAGDGGEAKRLPKRPFHGEAEEKSSATMNENVKIKPGKKTSGERRGKENSAAKRTALTGGSAEAKMDQTVIHSPQTREDPSIFFDEDSNHIFPVEQFFGNMDVVQDYPRRTPGSKRMSRREYRSMHYYAKEDSEDEEL, encoded by the exons ATGAGGGCGAAGCAG AAGGCTGCGCGGAGGAGGGTTCTGCGCGGTTTGATGCAGAGATCGGCGTCTGATATCGCGAGCGCAGCGAAGCAGATGGCTGGCGACGGCGGCGAGGCCAAACGTCTTCCAAAGAGACCGTTTCACGGCGAAGCAGAGGAGAAATCCAGCGCGACCATGAATGAAAACGTCAAAATTAAGCCCGGTAAAAAGACTTCGGGTGAACGGCGCGGTAAGGAAAACTCTGCCGCCAAGCGTACTGCTTTGACAGGCGGCTCTGCAGAGGCGAAGATGGACCAGACCGTAATTCACAGTCCCCAAACGCGAGAGGACCCGAGCATTTTCTTCGACGAGGACAGCAATCACATTTTCCCAGTGGAGCAGTTCTTTGGGAACATGGATGTTGTTCAG GATTACCCACGCAGAACCCCAGGAAGCAAGAGAATGAGTCGAAGAGAGTACAGGAGCATGCATTACTATGCCAAAGAGGACAGTGAAGACGAGGAGCTATGA
- the ca8h1orf174 gene encoding UPF0688 protein C1orf174 homolog isoform X6: MQRSASDIASAAKQMAGDGGEAKRLPKRPFHGEAEEKSSATMNENVKIKPGKKTSGERRGKENSAAKRTALTGGSAEAKMDQTVIHSPQTREDPSIFFDEDSNHIFPVEQFFGNMDVVQVSKLNRFRTHVVRAGVQSSVGWQELPLTGHVTCHHPPAGQLVCHSSLFEDRLPVWK; the protein is encoded by the exons ATGCAGAGATCGGCGTCTGATATCGCGAGCGCAGCGAAGCAGATGGCTGGCGACGGCGGCGAGGCCAAACGTCTTCCAAAGAGACCGTTTCACGGCGAAGCAGAGGAGAAATCCAGCGCGACCATGAATGAAAACGTCAAAATTAAGCCCGGTAAAAAGACTTCGGGTGAACGGCGCGGTAAGGAAAACTCTGCCGCCAAGCGTACTGCTTTGACAGGCGGCTCTGCAGAGGCGAAGATGGACCAGACCGTAATTCACAGTCCCCAAACGCGAGAGGACCCGAGCATTTTCTTCGACGAGGACAGCAATCACATTTTCCCAGTGGAGCAGTTCTTTGGGAACATGGATGTTGTTCAGGTAAGCAAGCTAAACCGATTCAGAACACATGTTGTTAGAGCGGGGGTTCAGTCTTCAGTTGGCTGGCAGGAGCTGCCACTGACAGGTCACGTGACCTGCCACCATCCACCGGCGGGTCAGctg GTCTGCCACTCCAGCCTGTTTGAAGACCGATTACCTGTTTGGAAgtaa
- the ca8h1orf174 gene encoding UPF0688 protein C1orf174 homolog isoform X5: MRAKQKAARRRVLRGLMQRSASDIASAAKQMAGDGGEAKRLPKRPFHGEAEEKSSATMNENVKIKPGKKTSGERRGKENSAAKRTALTGGSAEAKMDQTVIHSPQTREDPSIFFDEDSNHIFPVEQFFGNMDVVQVSKLNRFRTHVVRAGVQSSVGWQELPLTGHVTCHHPPAGQLVCHSSLFEDRLPVWK, translated from the exons ATGAGGGCGAAGCAG AAGGCTGCGCGGAGGAGGGTTCTGCGCGGTTTGATGCAGAGATCGGCGTCTGATATCGCGAGCGCAGCGAAGCAGATGGCTGGCGACGGCGGCGAGGCCAAACGTCTTCCAAAGAGACCGTTTCACGGCGAAGCAGAGGAGAAATCCAGCGCGACCATGAATGAAAACGTCAAAATTAAGCCCGGTAAAAAGACTTCGGGTGAACGGCGCGGTAAGGAAAACTCTGCCGCCAAGCGTACTGCTTTGACAGGCGGCTCTGCAGAGGCGAAGATGGACCAGACCGTAATTCACAGTCCCCAAACGCGAGAGGACCCGAGCATTTTCTTCGACGAGGACAGCAATCACATTTTCCCAGTGGAGCAGTTCTTTGGGAACATGGATGTTGTTCAGGTAAGCAAGCTAAACCGATTCAGAACACATGTTGTTAGAGCGGGGGTTCAGTCTTCAGTTGGCTGGCAGGAGCTGCCACTGACAGGTCACGTGACCTGCCACCATCCACCGGCGGGTCAGctg GTCTGCCACTCCAGCCTGTTTGAAGACCGATTACCTGTTTGGAAgtaa
- the ca8h1orf174 gene encoding UPF0688 protein C1orf174 homolog isoform X2 → MRAKQIVVGSHRLRVRGTVSLNTPGANSSVKKAARRRVLRGLMQRSASDIASAAKQMAGDGGEAKRLPKRPFHGEAEEKSSATMNENVKIKPGKKTSGERRGKENSAAKRTALTGGSAEAKMDQTVIHSPQTREDPSIFFDEDSNHIFPVEQFFGNMDVVQVSKLNRFRTHVVRAGVQSSVGWQELPLTGHVTCHHPPAGQLVCHSSLFEDRLPVWK, encoded by the exons ATGAGGGCGAAGCAG ATTGTCGTTGGGAGCCACAGACTGCGAGTACGCGGCACTGTCTCTTTAAACACGCCTGGTGCGAACAGTTCAGTCAAG AAGGCTGCGCGGAGGAGGGTTCTGCGCGGTTTGATGCAGAGATCGGCGTCTGATATCGCGAGCGCAGCGAAGCAGATGGCTGGCGACGGCGGCGAGGCCAAACGTCTTCCAAAGAGACCGTTTCACGGCGAAGCAGAGGAGAAATCCAGCGCGACCATGAATGAAAACGTCAAAATTAAGCCCGGTAAAAAGACTTCGGGTGAACGGCGCGGTAAGGAAAACTCTGCCGCCAAGCGTACTGCTTTGACAGGCGGCTCTGCAGAGGCGAAGATGGACCAGACCGTAATTCACAGTCCCCAAACGCGAGAGGACCCGAGCATTTTCTTCGACGAGGACAGCAATCACATTTTCCCAGTGGAGCAGTTCTTTGGGAACATGGATGTTGTTCAGGTAAGCAAGCTAAACCGATTCAGAACACATGTTGTTAGAGCGGGGGTTCAGTCTTCAGTTGGCTGGCAGGAGCTGCCACTGACAGGTCACGTGACCTGCCACCATCCACCGGCGGGTCAGctg GTCTGCCACTCCAGCCTGTTTGAAGACCGATTACCTGTTTGGAAgtaa
- the ca8h1orf174 gene encoding UPF0688 protein C1orf174 homolog isoform X1 codes for MRAKQIVVGSHRLRVRGTVSLNTPGANSSVKVFYPQKAARRRVLRGLMQRSASDIASAAKQMAGDGGEAKRLPKRPFHGEAEEKSSATMNENVKIKPGKKTSGERRGKENSAAKRTALTGGSAEAKMDQTVIHSPQTREDPSIFFDEDSNHIFPVEQFFGNMDVVQVSKLNRFRTHVVRAGVQSSVGWQELPLTGHVTCHHPPAGQLVCHSSLFEDRLPVWK; via the exons ATGAGGGCGAAGCAG ATTGTCGTTGGGAGCCACAGACTGCGAGTACGCGGCACTGTCTCTTTAAACACGCCTGGTGCGAACAGTTCAGTCAAG GTCTTTTATCCACAGAAGGCTGCGCGGAGGAGGGTTCTGCGCGGTTTGATGCAGAGATCGGCGTCTGATATCGCGAGCGCAGCGAAGCAGATGGCTGGCGACGGCGGCGAGGCCAAACGTCTTCCAAAGAGACCGTTTCACGGCGAAGCAGAGGAGAAATCCAGCGCGACCATGAATGAAAACGTCAAAATTAAGCCCGGTAAAAAGACTTCGGGTGAACGGCGCGGTAAGGAAAACTCTGCCGCCAAGCGTACTGCTTTGACAGGCGGCTCTGCAGAGGCGAAGATGGACCAGACCGTAATTCACAGTCCCCAAACGCGAGAGGACCCGAGCATTTTCTTCGACGAGGACAGCAATCACATTTTCCCAGTGGAGCAGTTCTTTGGGAACATGGATGTTGTTCAGGTAAGCAAGCTAAACCGATTCAGAACACATGTTGTTAGAGCGGGGGTTCAGTCTTCAGTTGGCTGGCAGGAGCTGCCACTGACAGGTCACGTGACCTGCCACCATCCACCGGCGGGTCAGctg GTCTGCCACTCCAGCCTGTTTGAAGACCGATTACCTGTTTGGAAgtaa
- the b3gnt7l gene encoding LOW QUALITY PROTEIN: UDP-GlcNAc:betaGal beta-1,3-N-acetylglucosaminyltransferase 7, like (The sequence of the model RefSeq protein was modified relative to this genomic sequence to represent the inferred CDS: inserted 1 base in 1 codon; deleted 1 base in 1 codon; substituted 3 bases at 3 genomic stop codons): protein MYYSLRSACTMTLFLRKKKNVRTAVSLTLVFATLLMLHKLIRVDTNFKDTKVDVKRKWCGPTCKSRKTIENSSNINGLAPVGREWLGECGVDNVKCIGSXEFXLXCWFRRLSPRFHEFVLHRHCRYFPMLLNHPEKCSGDVDVLVVVKSVIEEHDRREAVRQTWGKEQEIQGLKIKTLFLLGTPATGKDTRNLQALVQYEDRTYGDILQWDFIDTFFNLTLKEVNFLRWFSIYCSXVPFVFKGDDDVFVQTKNLVELIGFRVEENKVENLIVGDTILEAKPIRNRQSKYFIPKELYDKRYPPYLGGGGFLMSSQVARRLFAVSESVELYPIDDVFLGMCLQKLKIVPELHLGFRTFGIIKRKVTPLNREPCFFRSLIVVHKLVPQELLQMWKLVKNEDLNCARQVVI, encoded by the exons ATGTACTACTCTCTGAGGAGCGCGTGCACAATGACACTCTtcttaagaaagaaaaagaatgtaaGGACTGCGGTCAGCCTAACTTTGGTTTTTGCCACTTTACTGATGCTTCATAAGTTAATTAGGGTGGACACGAATTTTAAAGATACCAAAGTCGACGTGAAACGCAAATGGTGTGGCCCCACATGTAAAAGCAGAAAGACAATTGAAAACTCATCCAACATTAACGGCTTGGCGCCGGTGGGAAGGGAA TGGCTTGGTGAATGTGGGGTGGATAATGTTAAGTGTATTGGAAGTTAGGAGTTTTAGTTGTAATGCTGGTTTCGTCGTTTGAGCCCAAGATTTCACGAATTTGTCCTGCACAGACATTGCAGATACTTCCCAATGTTGCTGAATCACCCTGAGAAGTGTAGCGGTGACGTGGATGTTCTGGTCGTGGTCAAATCGGTTATTGAAGAACATGACCGGCGAGAAGCCGTGCGACAGACCTGGGGAAAGGAGCAAGAAATCCAGGGCTTGAAAATCAAAACACTATTTCTATTAGGCACTCCAGCCACTGGCAAAGACACACGAAATTTGCAAGCCCTGGTCCAATATGAAGACCGAACCTACGGGGACATCTTACAGTGGGACTTTATTGACACTTTCTTCAACCTCACCTTAAAGGAGGTGAACTTTCTGAGATGGTTCAGCATCTACTGCA GAGTTCCCTTCGTCTTCAAAGGGGACGATGACGTTTTTGTCCAGACCAAGAACTTGGTGGAACTAATTGGTTTTCGGGTGGAGGAGAACAAGGTGGAAAACCTCATTGTAGGAGACACCATTTTAGAAGCCAAACCGATCAGAAACCGCCAGAGTAAATATTTCATTCCCAAAGAGTTGTATGATAAACGCTATCCACCTTATTTGGGTGGGGGAGGATTTCTCATGTCCTCTCAGGTGGCCCGCAGGCTCTTTGCGGTTTCTGAGAGCGTGGAGCTTTACCCCATTGATGATGTGTTTTTGGGCATGTGTCTTCAGAAGTTGAAGATCGTCCCCGAGCTGCATCTGGGCTTCAGGACATTTGGGATCATTAAGCGTAAAGTGACTCCTCTGAACCGGGAGCCGTGCTTCTTTCGCAGCCTCATCGTGGTGCACAAACTCGTTCCGCAGGAGCTGCTGCAAATGTGGAAGCTTGTTAAAAATGAGGACTTGAACTGCGCCAGACAAGTCGTAATATGA